A genome region from Oryzias melastigma strain HK-1 linkage group LG12, ASM292280v2, whole genome shotgun sequence includes the following:
- the zswim6 gene encoding zinc finger SWIM domain-containing protein 6 isoform X2, with protein sequence MNRDQLQKFVQYLITVHHTEVLPTAQKLADEILSQNSEINQVHGAPDPTAGASVDDENCWHLDEEQVQEQVKLFLSQGGYHGSGKQLNLLFCKVREMLKMRDSNGARMLTLITEQFMGDPRLALWRQQGTAMTDKYRQLWDELGALWMCIVLNPHCKPEQKGCWLRQLRRWNGVDVCPLEDGNHGNELTNLTNALPQGPAGNPDSLMRPHRTVFTRAIEACDLHWQDPHLQHILSSDHYADHCYHDDLDAGWWPLWHEHVPTACARVDALRSHGYPREALRLAVAIANTLRRQQQKQLELFRTHKNELLNRGVTSITNLEGWVGHPLDPIGTLFSTLMESGRVAEDRGPPEPPASAGSGRKTESPDLPAQRPLEDGESFVLLAVETALIGLGQQRVMPEGLYAQEKVCRNEEQLLAKLQEVDLDETLVQIFRKQATVLLEAGPYSGLGEILYRESVPMHTFAKYLFTSLLPHDAELAYRIALRAMRLPVLESPAPPADLSRPHHIVSVVPNRYPRWFTLSHIESQQCELASTMLTAAKGDTCKLQIVLESIQKNIHSSSHIFKLAQDAFKIATLMESLPDLTLLKVSLELGLQVMRMTLSTMNWRRREMVRWLVTCATEVGVFALDSIMQNWFTLFTPTEATSVVATTVMSNSTIVRLHLDCHQQENLANSARTLALQCAMKDPQNCALSALTLCEKDQIAFETAYQIVLDAAATEMNYTQLFTIAHYMEHRGFPTRAYKLATLAMTHLNLSYNQDTHPAINDVLWACALSHSLGKNELAAVIPLVVKSVKCATVLSDILRRCTLTTPGMVTLHSRRNSGKLMSLDKAPLRQLLDATIGAYINTTHSRLTHISPRHYSEFIEFLSKARETFLMAHDGHLQFTQFIDNLKQIYKGKKKLMMLVRERFG encoded by the exons ATGAACAGAGATCAGCTGCAGAAGTTCGTCCAGTATCTGATAACGGTCCATCACACGGAGGTGCTGCCGACGGCGCAGAAGCTCGCCGACGAGATTCTGTCGCAGAACTCAGAGATCAACCAGGTTCACG GAGCTCCTGACCCGACAGCGGGTGCCAGCGTGGACGACGAGAACTGCTGGCATCTGGATGAGGAGCAGGTCCAGGAGCAGGTCAAGCTCTTTCTGTCCCAGGGGGGGTACCACGGCTCAGGGAAGCAGCTCAACCTGCTGTTCTGCAAG GTCAGAGAGATGCTGAAGATGAGGGACTCCAACGGGGCGCGGATGCTAACGCTGATCACGGAGCAGTTCATGGGGGACCCACGGCTGGCGCTGTGGAGGCAGCAGGGGACCGCCATGACAGACAAATACCGGCAGCTGTGGGACGAGCTAG GAGCTCTGTGGATGTGCATCGTGCTGAACCCTCACTGCAAACCCGAGCAGAAGGGCTGCTGGCTGCGACAGCTCCGCCGGTGGAACGGCGTGGACGTGTGTCCCCTGGAGGACGGTAACCATGGCAACGAGCTGACCAATCTGACCAACGCTCTGCCTCAGGGCCCCGCGGGCAACCCAG ACTCGCTGATGCGACCACACCGAACCGTGTTCACTCGAGCTATCGAGGCCTGCGACCTTCACTGGCAGGACCCCCACCTGCAGCACATCCTCAGCTCGGACCACTACGCCGACCACTGTTACCACGACGACCTGGATGCAGGATGGTGGCCTCTGTGGCACG AGCACGTCCCCACGGCCTGCGCCCGCGTGGACGCCCTGCGGTCGCACGGGTACCCCCGGGAAGCCCTGAGGCTCGCCGTCGCCATCGCCAACACGCTGCGAcggcagcagcagaagcagctggAACTCTTCCGCACGCACAAAAACG agctgctcaACAGAGGAGTGACCTCCATCACCAACCTGGAGGGGTGGGTGGGGCACCCGCTGGACCCCATCGGCACCCTGTTCAGCACCCTGATGGAGTCCGGGAGGGTGGCAGAGGATCGCGGTCCACCTGAGCCACCAG CATCGGCGGGCTCGGGCAGGAAGACGGAGAGCCCGGATCTCCCGGCTCAGCGCCCCCTGGAGGACGGAGAGTCGTTTGTGCTGTTGGCCGTGGAGACGGCTCTGATTGGCTTAGGCCAGCAGAGGGTGATGCCGGAGGGGCTGTACGCCCAGGAGAAGGTGTGCCGCAACGAAGAGCAGCTGCTGGCCAAGCTCCAGGAAGTGGATTTAGATGAAACGTTGGTTCAGATCTTCCGGAAACAAGCCACCGTTCTGCTAGAGG CTGGTCCTTACAGCGGTCTGGGGGAGATCCTCTACCGGGAGAGCGTCCCCATGCACACGTTTGCCAAGTATCTCTTCACATCCCTGCTACCTCACGACGCCGAGCTGGCGTACAGAATTGCACTGAGGGCCATGAG GCTGCCCGTTCTGGAGTCCCCGGCGCCCCCTGCTGACCTGTCTCGACCTCACCACATCGTGTCGGTGGTGCCGAACCGCTACCCCCGCTGGTTCACGCTGAGCCACATAGAGAGCCAGCAGTGTGAGCTGGCCTCCACCATGCTCACCGCTGCTAAAG GTGACACCTGTAAGCTCCAGATCGTGCTGGAGTCCATCCAGAAGAACATCCACTCATCCTCCCACATCTTCAAGCTGGCTCAGGATGCCTTCAAAATCGCCACGCTCATGGAGAGCCTGCCGGACCTCACGCTGCTCAAAGTCTCCCTGGAGCTGGGCCTTCAG GTGATGAGGATGACCCTGTCCACCATGAactggaggaggagggagatgGTGCGCTGGCTCGTCACCTGTGCCACAGAAGTTG GTGTGTTTGCGCTGGACAGCATCATGCAGAACTGGTTCACCCTCTTCACCCCGACTGAAGCCACCAGCGTCGTGGCGACCACCGTCATGTCCAACAGCACCATCGTGCGCCTGCACCTGGACTGCCATCAGCAGGAGAACCTGGCAAACTCCGCCCGGACCCTGGCGCTGCAGTGCGCCATGAAGGACCCCCAAAACTGTGCTCTGTCGGCGCTCACGCTCTGCGAGAAGGACCAGATCGCCTTCGAGACGGCGTATCAGATCGTGCTGGACGCGGCTGCCACGGAGATGAACTACACTCAGCTGTTCACCATCGCACATTACATGGAGCACCGCGGCTTTCCCACCAGGGCGTACAAACTCGCCACGTTAGCGATGACGCACCTGAACCTCAGCTACAACCAGGACACGCACCCCGCCATCAACGACGTGCTCTGGGCCTGCGCCCTCAGCCACTCGCTGGGGAAAAACGAGCTGGCGGCGGTCATCCCCCTGGTGGTGAAGAGCGTCAAGTGCGCCACCGTGTTGTCGGACATTCTGCGGCGGTGCACGCTGACGACGCCGGGGATGGTGACACTGCACAGCCGCAGGAACTCTGGGAAGCTGATGTCTCTGGACAAGGCTCCGCTCAGGCAGCTGCTGGACGCCACCATCGGGGCCTACATCAACACCACGCACTCCCGGCTGACGCACATCAGCCCGCGCCACTACAGCGAGTTCATCGAGTTCCTCAGCAAAGCCAGAGAGACGTTCCTGATGGCGCACGACGGACACTTGCAGTTCACGCAGTTCATAGACAACCTGAAGCAGATTTACAAGGGCAAGAAGAAGCTGATGATGCTCGTACGAGAGCGCTTCGGATGA